The window CGGCAGGCTCCTCACCGGCGACACGCTCCAGGTCCGCCGGGTGGCCGGGGTCCACCGGGACCGGCTGCTGATCGAGGCCGGCGGGCAGGACCCCGCCGAACAGCGGGTGTTGCTGCTCGATCCCGCGACGGGCGAGGCGACCGCGGTCGCGGACGGCCCCGGGGTGCACTCCGTCCAGGCGTCCGCCGGCGCCCTGCTGCTCACCACCGCCGACGCCGACGGGATCCGGCGTACCCTGCGCACCGCGGACGGGCGGGAGTTCACCCCGGGCGACCTGTCCGCGCCGCTGCCCCACCGGGTGGTCCCGCGGCTGGAACGGGTCACCGAGCACGGCGTCCCCACCGCGCTGGTCCTGCCGCGCGGCCATGTGCCCGGCACCCGACTGCCCGTGCTCGTGGACGGCTACGGCGGCCCCTGCATGCAGGACGTCAGCGCGGAGCCGCGGCGCTGGCAGCACCGGCAGTGGTGGGCCGACCAGGGCTTCGCGGTGGTGACCATCGACAACAGGGGTACCGCGTACGTCTCGCCCGCCCACACCCACGCCGTGCACGGCGGGTTCTCCCGGGTCGTCCTGGACGACCAGGTCGCGGCGCTGCGGGCCCTCGGCGCACGCCACCGCGACCTCGACCTGACCCGGGTCGGGATCCGCGGCTGGTCCTTCGGCGGCTACCTCTCCGCCCTCGCGGTGCTGCGCCGCCCGGACGTCTTCCACGCGGCCGCCGCCGGGGCCGCCCCCACCGACTTCCGGCACTACGACACGGCGTACACCGAGCGCTACCTGGGGCTGCCCCAAGAGCACCCCGAGGCGTACGAGCGCGACTCGCTGATCGCGGACGCGCCGGGGCTCAGGCGTCCGCTGCTGCTGATCACCGGACTGGCCGACGACAACGTCCACCCGTCCCACACGCTGCGCCTGTCCCGGGCCCTGACGGACGCGGGTCGCCCGCACCGGCTGCTCGCGCTGCCGGGAGTCACCCACATGACTCCCGGAGGTGTCAGGGAGAGGGTGATGGCCCAGGAACTGGCTTTCTTCCGGGCCGAGTTGACACCGTGACGACCGGGCCGGCGCCGGCGCGGCCGTGACGGTCCTCGGGCCGGGCAGGCAAGGCATGGACGACAGGGGCGAAGGGCCCCGGAGCCGATCATGTCGGCTCCGGGGCCCTTCGTTCTCCCTTCCCTGGGATCCCCGTCAGTCACCCGGGAAGTGACAGGCCACCTCGCGCGAGGCGGCGGACCGGAGCACGGGCCTCTCCGCCCGGCAGATCTCCCGCGCCTTCGGACACCTCGGGTGGAAGGCGCAGCCGGGCGGCGGGGCGGCCGGGCTCGGCGGGTCGCCGAGCAGCACGATCCGCTCGCGCCGCCGCTCGGCGGCCGGGTCCGGCAGCGGCACCGCGGACAGCAGGGCCCGGGTGTAGGGGTGTTGGGGGTTCTCGTACAGGGCGCGCTTGTCGCCGATCTCGACGATCCGGCCCAGGTACATGACGGCGACCCGGTCGCTGATCCGCTTGACGACGGAGAGGTCGTGCGCGATGAACACGTACGCCAGGCCCAGCTCCGCGCGCAGCCGCTCCAACAGGTTGACGATCTGCGCCTGCACGGAGACGTCCAGGGCGGAGACGGGCTCGTCCGCGATGACCAACCGGGGGCCGGTGGCCAACGAGCGGGCTATCCCCACGCGTTGGGCCTGCCCGCCGGAGAACTCGTGCGGGTAGCGGTCGACGTGTTCGGGGACGAGGCCGACGAGTTCCATCAGCTCGACCGCCCTGCGCCGGGCGTCGCCCGCCGACCAGCCCTGCACGAGCAGCGGGTCGGAGATGATCCGGGCCACCGTCTGGCGGGGGTTGAGGGAGGAGTGCGGATCCTGGAACACCATCTGGAGGTTGCGCCGCAGGGGACGCAGCGCGCCCTGGGAGAGCCGGCTGATGTCCCGGCCGTCGAAGGTGACACGGCCGGAGGTGGGCTCCAGCAGCCGTACGAGCATCCGGCCGGTGGTGGATTTCCCGCAGCCCGACTCCCCCACCAGCCCGAGGGACTCGCCCGCCGCCAGGTCGAAGGAGACCCCGTCGACGGCGCGCACGGGCGCCCCCCGGCGCCCGGTCACCGACCGCCTGCCGGGGAAGGTCATGGTCAGGTCGCGTACGGACAGCAGGGTGTCCGCGGCGGTGTCCGACGGGGTGGGCGCGGTGGTCGGCGCGGCCATCAGGCCACCTCCTTCGTGTACCGGGTCCCGGCGTGGTGGCAGGCCACCGTCCGCCCGAGGGCGTGGGGCACGAGTTCCGGTCGTTCGTCCGTGCACAGCGCGGTGGCCATCGGGCAGCGCGGGGCGAAGGCGCAGCCCGGCGTAGGGGTCCCCGGCGAGGGCGGGGAGCCGGCGATGGCCCGCAGCGGGGCGTCGTCCGGGTCGTCGAGCCGGGGCAGCGAGTCCAGCAGCCCGCGCGTGTAGGGGTGGGCGGGGTCGGCGAACAGCGCGTCCACGCCGGCCCGTTCGGCGACCCGGCCGCCGTACATGACGAGCACCTCGTGGGCGACGCGGGCCACCACCCCCAGGTCGTGGGTGATCATCACGACGCCGAGGCCCCGGTCCTGCTGAAGCCGGGCGATCAGCTCCAGGATCTGGGCCTGCACCGTGACGTCGAGCGCGGTCGTCGGCTCGTCGGCGATCAGCAGGTCCGGTTCGCAGGCCAGGGCCATCGCGATCATGGCGCGCTGGCGCATGCCCCCGGAGAACTGGTGCGGGTACTCCCCCGCCCGTCGGGCCGGTTCGGGGATGCCGACCTCGCCGAGCATGTCGACCGCCCGTTTGCGGGCGGCGGCCCGCCCGGACCGCAGGTGCACGCGGACGTGCTCGGCGATCTGCTCACCGACGGTGTAGTACGGGTGCAGGCTGCTCAGCGGATCCTGGAAGATCATGGCCATCCGGCGGCCGCGGATCCGCGAGAGCCGCTTCTCGGACATCCCGGTGAGTTCCTCCCCGTCGAGGGCGACGGAGCCGCCGACCTCGGCGCCGCGGTGCAGGCCCATGACGGCGAGCGAGGTGACGGACTTGCCCGAGCCTGACTCCCCGACGATGCCGAGGGTGCGGCCGGCCTCGACGGTGAAGCCGAGCGAGTCGACGGCCCGTACGACCCCGCGCGGGGTGGTGAACGTGACGCGCAGGTCGCGGACTTCGAGCAGTGGTGGCGGTGCGGGTGCGTCCATCAGTACCTCACCCTCGGGTCGACGACGGCGTACAGGAGGTCCACGGCCAGATTGGCGAGGACGATGAAGAAGGCGGCGAGCAGGGTGACGCCGAGGACCACGGGCTGGTCGGAGCTGACGAGCGCCCCGTAGAACAGCCTCCCGACGCCGGGGAGTCCGAAGATGGACTCGGTGATGACGGCGCCGGCGAGGAGTCCGCCGAGGTCCATGCCGAAGATCGTGAGGATGGGGGTCATCCCGGAGCGCAGCCCGTGTTTGACCACGACGGTGCGTTCGGGCATCCCCTTGGCGCGGGCGGTGCGGATGTACGGTTCGGCCATCGCCTCGATCATCGAGCCCCGGCTCTGGCGGGCGTACATGGCGGCGTAGAGCAGGGCGAGCGCGGTCCAGGGCAGGAGCAGGTTGGAGGCCCAGCCGAGCGGGTCGTCGGCGAGGGCCCGGTAGGTCGGGTAGGGCAGCAGTCCGGCGACGCGGATGACCCCGAAGATCAGCATCACCGAGGTGAAGTAGACGGGCAGCGAGGCGGCGGCGACGGCGCCGACCATGAGCGTCCTGTCGGTGGCGGTGTCCTTGCGCAGGGCGGCGGTGACCCCGGCGCCGAGTCCGAGGACCAGCCACAGGACGGCCGCGCCGACGGCGAGGGAGGCGGAGACGGGGAGCCGGTCCATCAGCAGGTCCCAGACGGGCAGGGAGTTCTCGTACGAGTAGCCCAGGCAGGGGAAGTCGCAGCGGACGGCGTACTGGCCGGTGCCGAGGGTGCGGCCGGTGAAGATGCCGGTGAGGAAGTGGACGAAGCGACTCCAGACGGGCTGGTCGAGGCCGAGGTACTCGCGGACGTCGGCGAGTCGTTCGGGGCCGCAGGTCTTGCCGCAGGCCGCGGCGGCCGGGTCGGAGGGCAGGACCTGGAAGATGACGAAGGTGACGGCGGCGATGGCGAGGAGCACGCCCGCGAGGGCGAGCAGCCGGCGGGCCAGGTAGAGGATCACGTCCGTCCGCCCCTCGGGTCGAGGATGTCGCGCAGGGCGTCGCCGAGCAGGGTGAAGGCGAGGACCGCGAGGAAGAGGAAGACGCTCGGGATGACGAAGTACACGGGGTCGGTCTCGTAGTAGGTCACGGATTCGGCGATCATCTGGCCCCAGGACGGGGTGGGCGGGCGGACCCCGACGCCGAGGTAGCTCAGGGCGGCCTCGGTGCTGATCATTCCGGGGATCAGCAGGGTGGTGTAGGCGATGACCGGCCCGGCGACGCCCGGGAGGACGTCGCGGGTCAGGATGCGCCAGGAGCCGGCGCCGGCGACGCGGGCGGCGTCCACGTACTCGCGGTGCTTGAGGGAGAGGGTCTGGCCCCGGACCACGCGGGCGACGCCGGGCCAGCCGAAGAGGCCGATGACGGCGGTCATGAGCACGATCCGGTTGACGTCCTTGGCCACCGAGAGCGTGGCGATCATGAAGATCAGGGACGGGAAGGACATGGTGAGGTCCATCAGGCGGGAGAGCACCGCGTCGACGCGGCCGCCGAAGTAGCCGGCGGCGATCCCGGCGGCCGTGCCGACGGCCACCACGATGGCGGTGGCGGCGAAGGCGATCAGCAGGGAGACCTGGGCGCCGGCCACGACGCGGGCGAACAGGTCGCGGCCGGTGACGGGTTCGACGCCCAGCCAGTGCGCAGAGCCGATCCCCCCGAAGGAGCCGAGGGGTTGGCCCGCGAGGTAGGGGTCGATGGCGGACTTGTCGAACTCGTTCGGGGACCAGCCGCCGAGCGCGCCCAGCCAGGGGGCGCCGACGGCCATCAGGACGAAGAGGAGGACGACGCAGAGGCTGACGCGGACGGTGGGACGACGACGGAGTTCGCGACGGGCGAGCTGCCAGGGGCTGCTGCCCGGGGGAACGGTCCTGGCCGGCGGCGCGGTTGCCGCGGCCGCGGCGGGTCGGGATGCGGCGGGGCCGGGGTCGGTGGGCAGGGAGGCGGCGGGTTGGGAGGCGGCGGGTTGGGAGGCGGTGGGTTGGGAGGCGGTGGCTCGGTTGTCGGTCATGGCTCGACGGGCTTCCGGGTGTCCGTCGGGCCTCAACCTCGGCTCTTGGAGGGGTCCTTGAGGCCGATCGCGGCGTAGTCGACGGTGCCGGTCCACACCGGGTGGCCGAAGGCGCCCGCGATGTTGGTGCCGATGAGCAGGGGCTTGCGTTCCAGCAGGACCGGGACGGAGGGGGACTTCTTCATGATCTCCGCGTCGAGTGCGATCCAGGCCCGTTCGGCCTGCCCGGCGTCGGCCATGGCGTTGATCTCGTCGATCCGCTTCGTCGTCGCCTCGTCGCGGAACTGGCTGTAGTTGCCCTGGTTGCCCTTCTCCTTGACGGTGCGTCCGTCGAAGACGAAGGGGATCCAGGTGGAACCGGAGGGGTAGTCGGGGCACCAGCCCGCGAGGGTCATGTCGGGGGTGGTGGAGAGGTCGCCGATGACGTCGTAGTACGCGCCCGGGTCGATCGTGTCGATGACGACCTCGACCCCCGCCCGGGACAGGCCCTGTTGGATGGCCTCGGCCTTGCCCTTGTCGCCGGTGGAGACGGCGAAGGACACCTTCAGCTTCTCCTTGCCCGCGGCCTTGAGGAGTTCCTTGGCCTTGGCCGGGTCGCCGGCGGGCGGGATCTTGAGGGTGTCGGCCTGCCGGCCGCCGGAGAGGGCCGGGGGCAGGTAGGCGGTGGCCACCTCGTTGAGGGCGGGGCCGCCTCCGGCCGTGACCACGGCCTCCTTGTCGACCGCGTACTGCATGGCCTCGCGGACCCGGGGGTCGTCGAAGGGGGCGCGGGAGTTGTTGAGGTGGAGCATCTCCGTACAGCCCTGGGACTCGGCGAGCAGTCGGGCCTTGACGTCCGCCTTCGGCAGGACCTTGGGCGCGCTCTCGGGCCGCATGTCGGAGTACTGGACGGCGGAGGCGTCCGCCCCCTCCCCGGCGATGATGCGGTCGTCGATCTGGCCGCCCTTGAGGCCCATGACGACGACGAAGCGGTCGGGGTAGGCCTTGCGGACGGTGTCGGTGCGGGCGTCCCAGTGCTCGTTGCGGACCAGGACCAGCTTCTTGTCCCGGTCGTACGACTCGATCTTGTAGGGGCCGGAGGAGAAGGGGCGGGCGTCGTAGCGGGTGCCCGTCTCCTTGGCCTGCGGGACCGGCGCGAAGGTCGGCAGGGTGGCGGTGGCGGAGAAGTCGGCGACCGGGCGCCTGAGTTGGAAGACGACCGTGCGGTCGTCGGGCGTCTTGATCGAGTCGAGGTGCTGCCCCTGGAGCGGGCCCTTGTAGCTCTCGCCGCCGGCCAGGTACTGGGCGGCGTAGTCGGGTCCGCCGGTCAGGTCGGGGGCGAAGGAGCGCTCGACGTTGTACTTGACGTCCTGGGCCCGGACGGGGGTTCCGTCCTCGTACTTGACGCCTTCCTTGAGGGTGAAGGTCCAGGTTCTGCCGCCGTCGGACGGGGTGCCGAGGTCGGTCGCGAGGTCGGGGACCAACTCGCTGCCGGCCTTGCCGGGTTCGGCCTTGAAGGTGACGAGCGTGCGGTAGAGCAGGCGGGTGCCGAAGTCCATGGTCGGCATCGTCCAGTTGCGGGCCGGGTCGAGGTGGGAGAAGTCCTGGTTGGACAGGACGGTCAGGGTGCCGCCCTTGGTCGGGGTGCCGCCGAGCGTCCTGCCCTCGTTGGCGGCGGCGGGGTTGGCGGCGGGGCCGCCGGCGGACCCCTTGCCGCCGGCGTCGGAGCAACCCGAGGCGCCGACGGCGAGTGCCGCCACCAGAGCGGTGGCGAGGGCGAGTTGGGTGCGCTGGGTCATGGTCACTCCAGTGAGGGGCGCTCTACGGTGTGACCGGTAACATAGTAATGTGAAATTGCACTGACAAGGGTTCCGTCACGCCGTTACCCAGCCGTGTTCAAAAGGTGTCGACGACAGACCGCCGAGGGGGCCGCCGACCCGCTGTGACATGCCCCACCCCCTCTTGCCGCGAGAAGGAAGGGTTACCTAAGTTCGACCGTATGCCCCCACATGACCCCACCCCCTCCACCGGCCCGGCCGACCCGGCGCTCGTCGGGTTCGACGTCGACCTCACCGCGCACGAGGTGCTCCGCCGGGCGCACGTCCTGGACGCCCTCGGCGACGACTGGGATCCCGTCGAGGTGCTCCGCGGCGAGGAAGCGGCGTACGACCTGCTGTACTCCGGCCTCGACGAGGAGCAGCAGCGCGTGCACGACCGGCTCGTCGCGGCCGGCGTGCTCTCCCCGCGCGGGGGCGGCCGTGCTGCCGCTTGACCCGCAGGCGGATCCCGGGCGCCGCGCCTGGGTGCCCTGCCCGAGCTGCGCGGACGACCGCGACTGCGTGCCGTGCGGGGAGCGGCGGACGTGTTCCGCCCACTGGCGCTACCTGCTCTCCAACAACGGGAGCCTGCTCCACCTCCAGTGCCCGGCCTGCACCCACGTCTGGGCTCATGAGAGCGGCTTCGGCGCGACCCGTTCCCTGTGGAGCCGCGTCACCGGCGGCGGCTCCCGCCTCTGATCCCGCGGGCCGGAAGCACCGGACCGCACGGGGGTCGACCGGACGCGGCCGGACCACGCGGGGCCGGGCCACGCGGGGCCGGGCGACACGGAGCGGCCCCGTGCGCGTGCGGGGCGGTGTCAGACGCCGGAGCCGAGCCGGCCCGGCGTGCGTCCCACCGGCTCGTCGCGGCCCTGCGCCCAGAGGGAACGCACGTGGCCGAGGTGGCGGACCATGCACGCCTGGGCGGCCTCGGCGTCACCGCTGATCATGAGGTCGAGCAGTTCGATGTGCTCCTCGGCGGAGGAGACCAGCTTCCCGGCCTCGTCCAGGCCGGTCAGGCCGTAGAGGCGGGAACGCTTGCGCAGGTCGCCGACCGTCTCGACGAGCCGGTCGTTGCCGGCGAGGGCCAGCAGGCCCAGGTGGAAGCGGCGGTCCGCTTCCAGGTAGCCGATGAGGTTGTGCTCCCGGGCGCTGGTGACGATCTCCAACGCGACGGGGCGCAGCGCCTCCAGTTGCTCGGCGGTGGCGATCTCGGTGATCCGGCCGATGGTCGGCACCTCGATCATGGTGCGCAGTTCGGTGTACTGGTCCAGGTCGCGTTCGCTGACCTCGGTGATGCGGAAGCCCTTGTTGCGGACGGGTTCCACCAGTCCCTCGCGGGCCAGGTCGAGCATGGCCTCGCGCACCGGGGTGGCCGAGACGCCGAGCTCGGCGGCGAGGCCGGGGGCGGAGTACACGCTGCCGGGGCGCAGTTCGCCCGCGATCAGGGCGGCTCGCAGGGCATGGCCGACCTGGTCCCGGAGTCGTTCCTGGGCCTTGATGAGACTGTGCTGCTTCAGGTCACCCATTGCGTTTCCTCCGAGACCACTACACCAGCGGCGAGCAGAGGCCAGCGTACAATGTCACGTTGCGCCGCTTGCCCCGGCGGCCCGGAACAGGGCGGCCGCCACGGCAAGATCCTCCCAGGCCATGCCCACGCTCTTGAAGAGTCGCGGGGAATCCGCCCGCCCCGGCGGCGGGACGCGTCCCGCGACCAGGTCGGCCAGGGTGCCCGCGACGTGCCCGGGCCCGAGGAGGCCTTCCGCCTCCGGGACCAGCAGGTCGCCCGCCTCGCGCAGGGCCGCCGACCGCGCCTCCACGTACACGACCGCGCGCCGCACGAGGGCGCTGTCGGTCTCCCGGGCGTCCGGCTCGTGGGAGCCCACGGCGACGACGGTGGCGCCCGGGGCGACGAGCCGGCCGTCAAAGAGGGGCGCGCGGGCCGTGGTGCAGCAGACGATCAGGTCGGCCTCCGCCACCGCCGACGCCGTGCCCGTCCGGGCCGCGGCCCCGAGGGCGCGGGCGTGCGCGGCCAGTCTCGCGGCGCCGGCCGGGTCCCGGGCCACCACCACGACGTCCGCCACCTCCCGTTCGGCGAGGACGGCTTCGAGGTGTCCGTACGCCTGCGGACCCGACCCGAAGAGGACCATGCGCGCCGGCCGGTCCCCCGGGGCGAGGTACCGCAGCGCGAGCGCCGACACCGCCGGGGTGCGCAGTGCGGTCAGGGCGGCCCCGTCGAAGAGGGCGAGCGGGCGCAGTGTGGGCCCGTCGAGGAGCAGGTACGAGCCGGTGATCCGGGGCAGGTCGCGCGCGGGGTTCCCGGGCGCCACCCCGGCGATCTTCACGCCGGCGTACCCCCCGAACGCGGCCGGCATCAGCAGCAGTTCCCCGCCGGGCACGGGCAGGGCGGTGCGGTGCGGGCAGGTCTCGGGGTCGAGCCCGGCCCGCAGCGCGTCGGCCAGGGCGTCCGCCGCCGCGGCGGGTGTGAGCAGCGCGGTCATCCGCGCGGCGGACCACTGGGGGATCACAGCAGGAACCCGGTGCCCAGGTCGTCGTGCGGGTCGACGGTGAAGGTGTGTTCGCCGGTGCGGTGGGCGGTGCCGGTGACCTCGGTGACGGGGGCGTCGGGGGCGGTCCCGGGCACGAGCCGGCCGGTGAACAGCGTTCCCAGGACCGATTCGTGCAGCAGTTCCTCCCCCGGGCCCAGCCGACCGTCCTCGG of the Streptomyces sp. NBC_01426 genome contains:
- a CDS encoding S9 family peptidase; its protein translation is MDDPLPALDPFLELSAATARYTRGAPRAFSFGDGGRLLWFLRSTGPTDPVDGLWVLDTTTGAETLLADPRVLSPEGSAGSGGLPLAERRLRERTRLVAAGIGSFALSGDGLRAVFALYGRLYEVGYGEPGGPRELPAAGPAWDPRPAADASRTAYVTGDALYVTPGGRVSPDDGARWGVAEFAAAEELGRSRGHWWSPDGVTLLAARVDESALPRRWFTDPEHPERPPEDFAYPEAGGPNADVALWVLRPDGGRVRLDWDAAAYPYVSDADWASPEEILLTVQDRLQREVLLLGADPVTGRTRELSRTTHPRWVDPMLPGTPDRLPDGRMLTAADTPGGGARALAVDGRLLTGDTLQVRRVAGVHRDRLLIEAGGQDPAEQRVLLLDPATGEATAVADGPGVHSVQASAGALLLTTADADGIRRTLRTADGREFTPGDLSAPLPHRVVPRLERVTEHGVPTALVLPRGHVPGTRLPVLVDGYGGPCMQDVSAEPRRWQHRQWWADQGFAVVTIDNRGTAYVSPAHTHAVHGGFSRVVLDDQVAALRALGARHRDLDLTRVGIRGWSFGGYLSALAVLRRPDVFHAAAAGAAPTDFRHYDTAYTERYLGLPQEHPEAYERDSLIADAPGLRRPLLLITGLADDNVHPSHTLRLSRALTDAGRPHRLLALPGVTHMTPGGVRERVMAQELAFFRAELTP
- a CDS encoding ABC transporter ATP-binding protein produces the protein MAAPTTAPTPSDTAADTLLSVRDLTMTFPGRRSVTGRRGAPVRAVDGVSFDLAAGESLGLVGESGCGKSTTGRMLVRLLEPTSGRVTFDGRDISRLSQGALRPLRRNLQMVFQDPHSSLNPRQTVARIISDPLLVQGWSAGDARRRAVELMELVGLVPEHVDRYPHEFSGGQAQRVGIARSLATGPRLVIADEPVSALDVSVQAQIVNLLERLRAELGLAYVFIAHDLSVVKRISDRVAVMYLGRIVEIGDKRALYENPQHPYTRALLSAVPLPDPAAERRRERIVLLGDPPSPAAPPPGCAFHPRCPKAREICRAERPVLRSAASREVACHFPGD
- a CDS encoding ABC transporter ATP-binding protein — translated: MDAPAPPPLLEVRDLRVTFTTPRGVVRAVDSLGFTVEAGRTLGIVGESGSGKSVTSLAVMGLHRGAEVGGSVALDGEELTGMSEKRLSRIRGRRMAMIFQDPLSSLHPYYTVGEQIAEHVRVHLRSGRAAARKRAVDMLGEVGIPEPARRAGEYPHQFSGGMRQRAMIAMALACEPDLLIADEPTTALDVTVQAQILELIARLQQDRGLGVVMITHDLGVVARVAHEVLVMYGGRVAERAGVDALFADPAHPYTRGLLDSLPRLDDPDDAPLRAIAGSPPSPGTPTPGCAFAPRCPMATALCTDERPELVPHALGRTVACHHAGTRYTKEVA
- a CDS encoding ABC transporter permease, which produces MILYLARRLLALAGVLLAIAAVTFVIFQVLPSDPAAAACGKTCGPERLADVREYLGLDQPVWSRFVHFLTGIFTGRTLGTGQYAVRCDFPCLGYSYENSLPVWDLLMDRLPVSASLAVGAAVLWLVLGLGAGVTAALRKDTATDRTLMVGAVAAASLPVYFTSVMLIFGVIRVAGLLPYPTYRALADDPLGWASNLLLPWTALALLYAAMYARQSRGSMIEAMAEPYIRTARAKGMPERTVVVKHGLRSGMTPILTIFGMDLGGLLAGAVITESIFGLPGVGRLFYGALVSSDQPVVLGVTLLAAFFIVLANLAVDLLYAVVDPRVRY
- a CDS encoding ABC transporter permease, coding for MTDNRATASQPTASQPAASQPAASLPTDPGPAASRPAAAAATAPPARTVPPGSSPWQLARRELRRRPTVRVSLCVVLLFVLMAVGAPWLGALGGWSPNEFDKSAIDPYLAGQPLGSFGGIGSAHWLGVEPVTGRDLFARVVAGAQVSLLIAFAATAIVVAVGTAAGIAAGYFGGRVDAVLSRLMDLTMSFPSLIFMIATLSVAKDVNRIVLMTAVIGLFGWPGVARVVRGQTLSLKHREYVDAARVAGAGSWRILTRDVLPGVAGPVIAYTTLLIPGMISTEAALSYLGVGVRPPTPSWGQMIAESVTYYETDPVYFVIPSVFLFLAVLAFTLLGDALRDILDPRGGRT
- a CDS encoding ABC transporter substrate-binding protein, which gives rise to MTQRTQLALATALVAALAVGASGCSDAGGKGSAGGPAANPAAANEGRTLGGTPTKGGTLTVLSNQDFSHLDPARNWTMPTMDFGTRLLYRTLVTFKAEPGKAGSELVPDLATDLGTPSDGGRTWTFTLKEGVKYEDGTPVRAQDVKYNVERSFAPDLTGGPDYAAQYLAGGESYKGPLQGQHLDSIKTPDDRTVVFQLRRPVADFSATATLPTFAPVPQAKETGTRYDARPFSSGPYKIESYDRDKKLVLVRNEHWDARTDTVRKAYPDRFVVVMGLKGGQIDDRIIAGEGADASAVQYSDMRPESAPKVLPKADVKARLLAESQGCTEMLHLNNSRAPFDDPRVREAMQYAVDKEAVVTAGGGPALNEVATAYLPPALSGGRQADTLKIPPAGDPAKAKELLKAAGKEKLKVSFAVSTGDKGKAEAIQQGLSRAGVEVVIDTIDPGAYYDVIGDLSTTPDMTLAGWCPDYPSGSTWIPFVFDGRTVKEKGNQGNYSQFRDEATTKRIDEINAMADAGQAERAWIALDAEIMKKSPSVPVLLERKPLLIGTNIAGAFGHPVWTGTVDYAAIGLKDPSKSRG
- a CDS encoding DUF6400 family protein is translated as MPPHDPTPSTGPADPALVGFDVDLTAHEVLRRAHVLDALGDDWDPVEVLRGEEAAYDLLYSGLDEEQQRVHDRLVAAGVLSPRGGGRAAA
- a CDS encoding GntR family transcriptional regulator; its protein translation is MGDLKQHSLIKAQERLRDQVGHALRAALIAGELRPGSVYSAPGLAAELGVSATPVREAMLDLAREGLVEPVRNKGFRITEVSERDLDQYTELRTMIEVPTIGRITEIATAEQLEALRPVALEIVTSAREHNLIGYLEADRRFHLGLLALAGNDRLVETVGDLRKRSRLYGLTGLDEAGKLVSSAEEHIELLDLMISGDAEAAQACMVRHLGHVRSLWAQGRDEPVGRTPGRLGSGV
- a CDS encoding ornithine cyclodeaminase family protein, which codes for MTALLTPAAAADALADALRAGLDPETCPHRTALPVPGGELLLMPAAFGGYAGVKIAGVAPGNPARDLPRITGSYLLLDGPTLRPLALFDGAALTALRTPAVSALALRYLAPGDRPARMVLFGSGPQAYGHLEAVLAEREVADVVVVARDPAGAARLAAHARALGAAARTGTASAVAEADLIVCCTTARAPLFDGRLVAPGATVVAVGSHEPDARETDSALVRRAVVYVEARSAALREAGDLLVPEAEGLLGPGHVAGTLADLVAGRVPPPGRADSPRLFKSVGMAWEDLAVAAALFRAAGASGAT